In one Rattus rattus isolate New Zealand chromosome 16, Rrattus_CSIRO_v1, whole genome shotgun sequence genomic region, the following are encoded:
- the LOC116885837 gene encoding uncharacterized protein LOC116885837 encodes MGQKEIGGHPDQIPYIIVWQDLVQNPPPWVTPWTMGSGVTVAVAAAKPKQTQPSAGPSAPPRIYPEIEDPSWTEPQPPPYPLPRPSAPPVPAPVERDGVEGPAAGTRSRRGRSPEGDYTVALPLRAYVGGPPPGPDELVPLQYWPFSSADLYNWKNNHPSFSENPSGLTGLLESLMFSHQPTWDDCQQLLQILFTTEEKERILLEARKNVPGPDGTPTNLPNLIDEAFPLTRPAWDFNTAEGRERLTVYRRTLVAGLKGAARRPTNLAKYVDDLLLAASTQELCCDGTKKLLNELGKLGYRVSAKKAQLCRTEVTYLGYTLREGKRWLTEARKKTVMQIPTPTTPRQVREFLGTAGFCRLWIPGFATLAAPLYPLTKEKVPFNWTEEHQRAFEDIKAALLTAPALALPDLTKPFTLYVDERAGVARGVLTQALGPWKRPVAYLSKKLDPVASGWPSCLKAIAAVALLVKDADKLTLGQHVTVIAPHALESIVRQPPDRWMTNARMTHYQSLLLNERVTFAPPAILNPATLLPEIHNSTPIHQCVDILAEETGTRKDLTDRPWPGVPAWYTDGSSFVVEGKRRAGAAVVDGKQVIWASSLPEGTSAQKAELVALTQALRLAEGKAINIYTDSRYAFATAHIHGAIYKQRGLLTSAGRDIKNKEEILALLEAVHLPKKVAIIHCPGHQKGEDPITKGNQMADLVAKQVAQQVTILAEKSQTPVEAPVTDDSNHIYSANDFKILENMVCRKQAQEFSFDGVARTIDGRVILPTKEGISYVQRLHQLTHLGADKLKQLVKASKYHVLNLNSTIRQVVDSCQACTLTNAARPYQEPGKRRRGDRPGVYWEVDFTEIKPGKYGNKYLLVFVDTFSGWVEAFPTKSETAQVVAKKILEEILPRFGVPKVIGSDNGPAFVAQVSQGLASQLGTDWKLHCAYRPQSSGQVERMNRTLKETLTKLAIETGGKDWVTLLPFALLRVRNTPGRFGLTPYEILHGGPPPLTESSGILDPSADSSSSSALFTHLKALEVVRTQIWDQIKEAYAPGTSEVPHRFQVGDSVLVRRHRAGTLEPRWKGPYLVLLTTPTAVKVDGIAAWIHASHIKKAPSQNEDNNWMVATTDNPLKLRLCRRGKEPGCRNMARTHRSCESSAAS; translated from the exons ATGGGACAGAAA GAAATAGGAGGACATCCCGACCAGATCCCCTATATCATCGTCTGGCAGGATCTGGTCCAGAATCCCCCACCTTGGGTTACGCCCTGGACCATGGGGTCCGGAGTGACGGTGGCAGTTGCGGCAGCTAAACCTAAGCAGACCCAACCGTCGGCGGGCCCTTCGGCACCTCCGAGGATCTACCCTGAGATCGAGGACCCTTCATGgacagagccacagcctccccCTTATCCTCTGCCGCGGCCATCTGCACCCCCGGTCCCAGCACCTGTCGAGAGGGACGGGGTGGAGGGGCCTGCGGCGGGGACGCGGAGCCGGAGAGGCCGCAGCCCAGAAGGGGATTACACTGTTGCCCTGCCCCTCCGTGCCTATGTTGGTGGCCCCCCGCCAGGCCCCGATGAACTTGTCCCTTTGCAGTACTGGCCTTTCTCTTCAGCTGATCTATACAACTGGAAAAATAatcacccttccttttcagaaaatcccTCGGGCTTGACTGGGCTTCTTGAGTCCCTTATGTTTTCCCATCAGCCCACTTGGGATGATTGCCAGCAACTCCTGCAGATCCTCTTCaccacagaggagaaagagaggatcCTGTTGGAAGCCAGAAAGAATGTCCCCGGACCAGATGGGACCCCCACTAATCTCCCCAATCTTATAGATGAAGCCTTCCCCTTGACCCGTCCAGCCTGGGACTTCAACACTGCGGAAGGTAGGGAGCGTCTCACAGTATACCGCCGGACTCTAGTGGCGGGGCTCAAAGGGGCCGCTCGGCGACCCACTAATTTGGCTAAG TACGTAGACGACCTACTGCTTGCTGCTTCAACCCAAGAACTGTGTTGTGATGGGACTAAAAAGCTCCTAAATGAATTGGGTAAGTTGGGATACCGGGTGTCTGCTAAAAAAGCTCAGCTGTGTCGCACTGAGGTGACCTACCTAGGATACACTCTCCGAGAAGGAAAGCGGTGGCTCACCGAAGCTCGAAAGAAAACTGTGATGCAGATCCCGACCCCCACCACTCCGCGACAAGTACGTGAGTTTCTGGGGACGGCGGGCTTTTGTAGACTCTGGATACCGGGGTTCGCAACACTGGCAGCCCCTTTGTAccctcttacaaaagaaaaggtCCCATTCAACTGGACCGAGGAACACCAAAGAGCCTTTGAGGACATAAAAGCTGCACTATTGACAGCCCCTGCTCTGGCCTTGCCAGATTTGACTAAGCCTTTCACCTTATATGTTGATGAACGGGCTGGAGTAGCCCGCGGGGTCTTAACTCAGGCTCTGGGGCCCTGGAAACGCCCGGTAGCCTACTTGTCAAAAAAGTTAGACCCGGTCGCCAGCGGATGGCCCTCCTGCCTAAAAGCCATTGCTGCCGTGGCCTTACTTGTTAAAGATGCTGACAAGCTTACCCTAGGTCAGCATGTGACTGTCATTGCTCCCCATGCTCTGGAGAGCATCGTGCGGCAGCCCCCGGACCGGTGGATGACTAACGCCCGGATGACTCACTATCAGAGCCTGTTACTGAATGAACGAGTGACTTTCGCCCCACCTGCCATTCTTAATCCTGCTACTCTTCTCCCTGAGATACATAACTCCACCCCAATACATCAATGTGTCGATATCCTAGCGGAAGAGACCGGAACAAGAAAGGACCTGACTGATCGACCATGGCCAGGTGTGCCTGCTTGGTACACGGATGGTAGCAGTTTTGtggtggaaggaaaaaggagagcgGGAGCGGCAGTGGTAGATGGAAAGCAGGTAATCTGGGCAAGTAGTCTTCCAGAAGGAACTTCAGCTCAAAAAGCCGAACTTGTGGCTTTGACTCAGGCCTTGCGATTGGCAGAAGGTAAGGCCATTAACATTTATACTGACAGCCGGTATGCCTTTGCTACAGCCCATATACATGGAGCCATCTACAAGCAAAGGGGGCTACTCACTTCGGCGGGaagagacattaaaaacaaagaagagatttTAGCCCTTTTAGAGGCAGTACATTTGCCAAAGAAGGTGGCCATTATTCATTGTCCAGGTCACCAAAAAGGAGAAGATCCTATAACAAAAGGGAATCAAATGGCGGATCTTGTGGCAAAACAGGTGGCCCAGCAGGTAACAATACTAGCAGAAAAGAGTCAGACTCCAGTGGAAGCTCCAGTCACTGATGACTCTAACCACATTTATTCAgccaatgattttaaaatattagaaaatatggtTTGCAGAAAACAAGCTCAAGAATTCAGCTTTGATGGGGTAGCGCGGACTATAGATGGGCGAGTGATCCTGCCAACAAAAGAAGGAATAAGTTATGTTCAGAGACTGCACCAGTTGACTCATTTAGGAGCAGATAAGCTAAAACAACTTGTCAAAGCTTCTAAATACCATGTGTTAAATTTAAATTCAACAATTAGGCAGGTGGTTGACTCTTGCCAGGCCTGTACACTTACTAACGCCGCTAGGCCCTATCAAGAACCTGGAAAAAGAAGACGAGGAGACCGACCGGGAGTCTACTGGGAAGTGGATTTTACTGAAATAAAGCCAGGAAAATATGGTAATAAATATCTATTAGTCTTTGTTGATACCTTTTCAGGATGGGTGGAGGCTTTCCCCACAAAATCCGAAACTGCTCAGGTGGTGGCCAAGAAGATTCTTGAAGAAATCTTACCCCGGTTTGGTGTACCCAAGGTAATCGGCTCGGATAATGGGCCAGCTTTTGTTGCCCAGGTAAGTCAGGGATTGGCCTCACAACTGGGGAcagattggaaattacattgtgcatatagaccccagagttcaggacaggtagaaagaatgaatagaactctaaaagagaccctaaCTAAATTAGCCATTGAGACCGGTGGTAAAGACTGGGTGACTCTCCTTCCCTTTGCGCTTCTTAGGGTCCGAAACACACCCGGACGTTTCGGCCTCACTCCTTATGAGATTCTCCATGGGGGACCGCCCCCCTTGACTGAGTCCAGTGGGATATTGGATCCCAGTGCcgactcttcctcatcctctgcttTGTTTACTCATCTAAAGGCTCTAGAAGTCGTTAGAACACAGATCTGGGACCAGATAAAAGAAGCCTACGCACCGGGAACTTCGGAGGTGCCCCACAGGTTCCAGGTTGGAGATTCGGTCTTAGTCAGACGACATCGAGCTGGCACCCTAGAGCCTCGGTGGAAAGGACCATATCTGGTGTTGCTGACCACCCCCACGGCAGTAAAGGTGGATGGGATCGCTGCTTGGATACACGCCTCCCACATCAAGAAGGCACCCAGCCAAAATGAAGACAACAACTGGATGGTGGCAACTACTGATAATCCTCTTAAGCTTCGCCTGTGCCGCAGAGGTAAAGAGCCAGGATGCAGGAATATGGCCAGGACACATAGGAGCTGCGAATCCTCCGCTGCCAGCTAA